CCGATGAGGCGAAAATCAAGCACATCATCAAGCAGTATTCCAATTTTGTTTCCTTTCCCATCAAGGTGGGAGGCGAAAAGGTCAACACGGTACAGGCGCTGTGGACCAAAAGCAAGGACGACATCAAGGCGGAAGAATACACGGAGTTTTATAAGTTCATCGCCAATGCCTTTGATGAGCCGCTTTCCTCTTTCCACTTCAGCGCCGACGCGCCGCTGGCCATCAAGTCGCTGCTTTTTGTGCCGGGCGACAATATCGAGCTGATGGGCTTCGGTCGCATGGAGCCGGGGGTCAGCCTCTACTGTCAGAAGGTGCTCATTGAGCAGCACAGCAAGAATATTCTGCCGGAGTGGCTTCGTTTCCTGAAAGGGGTGGTGGACAGTGAAGACCTGCCCCTGAACATTTCCCGCCAGGCCCTGCAGGACAATGCCCTGGTGGCCAAGCTGAAAAAGGTCATCACCACCCGGTTTCTGAAGTTTCTCAAGGACCAGGCCAAGAATGAGCCGGAGGAATATGAAAAATTCTGGAACACCTTCGGTGTTTTTTTGAAAGAAGGGGCAACCACCGATTATACCCATCGGGACGACCTGGCCAAACTGCTGCGGTTTGAATCCTCCAAATCCGCCGACGCCGAGCTTGTTTCCCTGGCTGATTATGTTGGGCGCATGAAGGAGGGGCAGGATGCAATTTACTACATCAACGGACCGACCCGCCATGCCATCGAAAGCGGCCCCTACTTCGAGGTTTTCAAGCAACGCGATGTGGAAATCATCTATACCATGGAGCCGATCGACGACTTTGTTTTTACCCATCTCAATGAGTTCGAGGGCAAAAAGCTGGTTTCCGCCGACCGGGCCGACCTGAAACTGCCGGAGACCACCGGCGGTGAGGAAAAAGAGGAAAAGGCCGAAACGGCGGCGACACTTGATGAGCCGATCCTGCAAACCCTGACGAAATGGATGAAGGATGTGCTGGGTGAGCGGGTCAAGGAGGTGGCGGTGTCAAAACGGCTGGTGGAAAGCCCGGCGATGATCGTGAATCCGGACGGTTTTTTCACCAGCAGCATGGAGCGGGTCATGCGGGCCACCAACCAGGAGCACAAGATCGGCGGCAAGAATCTGGAGATCAACGGCGCTCATCCCCTGATCAAAGGGCTTGCCGACCTGCGGGTGGCGGATGAGGCCTTTGCCCGCAGCATTGTCGAGCAGATCTTTGATAACGCCATGATCCAGGCCGGATTGATGATCGAACCCCGCAACATGGTGGAGCGTACCTACAAAATTCTTGAACGGGCAGTGAAAAGATAATCCGCCAGGACGTTCGCTGCCGAAAAACGCCTCATTTCCCATCGTGGAAATGAGGCGTTTTTGTTTCCTCGTGGGCCTCAATGCAGAAGCCCAAAAAATCCGCGGAAATTACATGAGCTTGCTGTTGATGAGCAGATGTACCCAGATGCTGGCCGCATAGCCCAGGGCGATAAAGGGGGTCCATTTCAGGTGGGCGCTGAAGGTGTAAATTCCCCGTGCCGCCCCCATCAGGGCAACGCCCGCGGCCGAGCCGATTGACAGGAGGCTGCCGCCGACGCCCGCGGTGAGGGTGACCAGCAGCCACTGGCCGTGGGACATGGTGGGATCCATGGTGAGCACGGCAAACATCACCGGAATATTGTCAAGGATGGCGGACAGCACTCCCACCGAGATATTGGCCGTTGTCGCCCCAAGATCATTGTAGAGATAGTCGGAGAGCAGGGCCATATAGCCGAACTGGGACAGGCCGCCCACGCAGAGAATAACCCCGTAAAAAAAGATAAGGGTGTCCCATTCCGCCCGGGCCACTTTCGCGAACAGGTCAAAACCAACGGGTTTGGTGCGATCCGCCTGGTGGCCGAGGGGATTGTCATCAACATCGTAACGGCGTTGCTCCTTTTTTTTCAGGTAATAGGAAAAGAAGCCCAGGTAGCCCAGACCCAGCATCATTCCCGCCGCAGGTGGAAGATGCAGAAAATTGTGGAAGCAGACCGCGGTGGCGATGGTCAGCAAAAAAAGCATGATGATTCTTTTGGCACCGAGTTTCATGGTGTAATTGACGGTCACCGTTTGGGGGGACTCCTTGCCGAGGGAGAAATTCATTATCAGCGCCGGCACCAGCCAGTTCACCACCGAGGGCAGGAAGATGGCAAAAAATTCGGCGAATTGCACCTTGCCCTTCTGCCACACCATCAGGGTGGTGATATCGCCGAATGGCGAGAATGCGCCGCCGGCGTTGGCCGCCACCACGATGTTGATACAGGAAAGGACGACAAA
This region of Desulfobulbaceae bacterium DB1 genomic DNA includes:
- a CDS encoding molecular chaperone HtpG; the protein is MTGKTETKEFQAEVKKLLDIVIHSLYTEKDIFLRELISNSADALEKFRHQQLLEEEVFDPDASLEITISVNDKEHTLTITDSGIGMTHEELERNLGTIAHSGSKTFLTELDQAKQKEVNLIGQFGVGFYSAFMVAKRVRVQSRSYRVDAEGYEWASDGTGSYTLSPAPGLHRGTKIIVELQDEAFDYADEAKIKHIIKQYSNFVSFPIKVGGEKVNTVQALWTKSKDDIKAEEYTEFYKFIANAFDEPLSSFHFSADAPLAIKSLLFVPGDNIELMGFGRMEPGVSLYCQKVLIEQHSKNILPEWLRFLKGVVDSEDLPLNISRQALQDNALVAKLKKVITTRFLKFLKDQAKNEPEEYEKFWNTFGVFLKEGATTDYTHRDDLAKLLRFESSKSADAELVSLADYVGRMKEGQDAIYYINGPTRHAIESGPYFEVFKQRDVEIIYTMEPIDDFVFTHLNEFEGKKLVSADRADLKLPETTGGEEKEEKAETAATLDEPILQTLTKWMKDVLGERVKEVAVSKRLVESPAMIVNPDGFFTSSMERVMRATNQEHKIGGKNLEINGAHPLIKGLADLRVADEAFARSIVEQIFDNAMIQAGLMIEPRNMVERTYKILERAVKR
- a CDS encoding sodium:proton antiporter, with amino-acid sequence MKTLFPIPALFSLFALPATASGATDRAIDINELAATGMGWFSIFLFVGAYILVIFEEQLHLRKSKPVLFAAGIIWILVAVTYARLGNTSHAEEAIRHNLLEYAELFLFLLAAMTYINSMDERHIFQTLRSWLVNRGFSLRSIFWLTGLLAFFISPVADNLTTALLMGAVAMAVGGTNQKFVVLSCINIVVAANAGGAFSPFGDITTLMVWQKGKVQFAEFFAIFLPSVVNWLVPALIMNFSLGKESPQTVTVNYTMKLGAKRIIMLFLLTIATAVCFHNFLHLPPAAGMMLGLGYLGFFSYYLKKKEQRRYDVDDNPLGHQADRTKPVGFDLFAKVARAEWDTLIFFYGVILCVGGLSQFGYMALLSDYLYNDLGATTANISVGVLSAILDNIPVMFAVLTMDPTMSHGQWLLVTLTAGVGGSLLSIGSAAGVALMGAARGIYTFSAHLKWTPFIALGYAASIWVHLLINSKLM